The Nicotiana sylvestris chromosome 6, ASM39365v2, whole genome shotgun sequence genomic sequence CTATGGGACGGACCAGGTGGAAATCCCTACCGATGCACGCTCATGCGCTCATCACCTAGCATGAGCGCCACCGCTTTTATCAAAACAAGACAACtatcggggttttgtaccctcagttccagatttacaatggttacttacctcaaacaggtgaaaatactactccgggATGCCTTTtctcctcgaatcggcctccactcgtatcgaatctattcaaaatcagagtcacggcgtcaaaatatgctaaggtaatgaagcccaagtgaaaacaatcgaaaaataccaaaaatcccgaaattatcaaaaccTGAGCcttgggcccacttctcgaaactcagaaatttttacatcattagattccttatctccccacgagtctatacgtatcaagaataccaaaatcagAGTTTAAATGACCCTTCAAATTCTCAACTTAATGCcttttaaactcaagccctaatcctccatttttagaagtgtgttttaggtttcaaaatccttaccttaacgaagtccCTTTGATTCCTctcctcaaaatcgcccaaagctcccaatttccagtttaaaaatggttaaacccttaaAAAATCGTGAAGGAAGAAATATATGCATTTTGCCCAggcttttccgcatctgcggcatacccaccgcatctgcggtaccgcatttgcagtCAAAACTCCGCTTCTGCGAAAATTCACTAATCTAGCCTAAACCGCATCTGctactccgcaggtgcggtccctctaccgcatatgcggttccaGACATTCTTCCCAAGATTCGCTTCTATGGCCAATCCAACGCAtatgcggtgccgcacctgcggtccccaaatcgCAGGTAAGAAAACTCCAGAAGTAGCAaaacttcagcagctgcaatTACACTTCAACTTccccgttaaccacccaaaatcatcccgaggccccctgggacctcaaccaaaagcacaaacataacccaataccttattcaaacttgttccaatcatcaaaaaaccccaaacaacatcaaatctaccaaatcacatcagattcaagcctaagtttctaaaattttcCGAATACGCTTTTGAtgaaaaacccaaccaaaccacgcccgaatgacctaaaattttacacacatatcccaattgatacaacgaagctactacaactctcggagttccattccgacccttatatcaaaatctcgcctatcaaccgaaattcgccaaaatatcaatttcaccaattcaagcctaagtctactccgaacctccaaaacccattatgatcatgctcctaagtcacaaatcacctcccaaagctaacagaatcatcagaactcatatccgagccctctaacacataagtcaacatccaattgacttttccaacttaagccttcttaaaagagactaagtgtctcaaacttcaccaaactcattccggactcgatctgtccaacccaataccacaaaacacggataacgaatcataaagaagctgaaatggaggAAATAGAGCggtactcatgagacgactggctgggtcgtcacaactATGATGTTCATAAATTATTTAGTTTTCTATGTTTGAAATTATTGTGAGGCCAAAAGAACTTTTAGAAGCATGTGACATTTAAGTGTTGCAATTTCAATTCTTCTACttcattttgttttaattttcatTTAGACTACATTTTAGACACGTCAGTTTTCATTTGAGGTGTTGCCAGATGCTTGAAGTCACCAAAATTTTAATCTAACACTCATTAAACATCTATACCTTAGTGTAGCAATGAATCGGGGAAACCGAACTCATTTTTAGTCGTGAAAATCTATCCAAGAAGATTAAACCAAACCATATATAAACAACAATTAGCGaaacaaaaataaacaaaccAAATACTAATAGGACACATTCCAAAACATAGGAATAAAGGTTAAACTCAGACGATCAACAAAATAGAACCTAGACTGATTAACGAGCCTATCAAAACAAAAGCATGACCTTAAGCAAAAACAATAGCGGAAAGGGAGAAATAAACCTCAAATAAGTCAGAAATTCAATTGTTTGACAGCTTTGAACTCAAAAAATGTGACGAACCGCAGACGAAAACTCGAATCGATGGTGAAGAAGACCAAACTGCTGTGTTTATGGAGTTTGAAAGCTCATTTCTGACTGATAAAGGTTGGTTTTAGAGCTAGATCTTTGATGAAGAAGAAGGTtgtgttttcttttttttaagaTCTTGATTTTATGCTTGGTTTATTCTCTCTACTCTTTCCCCTCTGTTTCTCGTCATTTTCATTTCGTTTATGTTATAGAGGAGGGCATGTTGTCATAGGGTGAAGGGGGATTAGCTTGGTTTTGGGAGGTTGTCGTTCTTGGAAATTAGATGTGGCTGAGCTTTATCAGGGAAGGTGCTCGTTCATTTTATTTATATCCAGCTCCCCTCCTCGTtttgttcccttttttatttttgtgtgtGGCTTTGTGTGTGTTTTCTGAAATCTGCCCAACCCCTTTTCCCATTTTTTGTTGTGAAAATCCCCTTTCCCTTGTATTTTCATTCCCCAGATCAGTCCGTTCTCTTTTTTGTTCCCTTTTCCCTGTTCTCTTTTTCCCCCAGCCCCTTCGTTCTTCTCTGTTTTCTGTTCTCTACCTTGGTGATTACATATGGAGAGTTGCTTGGAGGAAAAGTTGTGCAGTTATTATTGTGTGGATATATATGGACGGATGGCATGTGCAGTATGTGAATGCGTGGAAAAGTGTGTTAAAATAATACCAAAAAAGATTCCTTCCATATAAATGTGTATGGGTAAATGCAAATTGTGAATATAAATTAGTAAGATGTGTGAATTTTGCATTTGAGTTTGTTAGAATGGACAAAAGAATTATGTGTAAAGCATGGATTggtcaaaaatataaaaaaaataacaaaatgaaaagGCTTCTAGAAGAGATAAGGTAACAAGAAAATATCAAAGGTTCAAAATCTCGTGACCAAAATCCTACGGAGAGATCAATACCTTTTATTTTCAAattaccttttttttctttctttgtaatgGATAAAgagtaaacaaaataaaataccaCTACtactaaaataaatataataataGCTCAATATTTATTTGTTGAAATTTCTAACTTAGGAATCGAACTAAACTATATGGaaacaataatatatatatatatatatatatatatatataattttattttcctttttttgaaaattttctttccTTTGCAAGAATAAAATCTACAACTCTAAAAATTTgactttttttgtaatttttaattttatcaaaTTAACCtactaaaaaattaaataaaaactaaaatATCAAGATTAAACTTAATAAATATATTTACATACTAAAGAGTGAGTGAAAATTCAAatatggtcaaaaattaggtACTCACACTATTGAGGTGTCTGATGGAAAACACTGAAACATCCTACGACTCCGACATTGATCCCTTCAAAGGAGCCAAAAGGATAAATAAACAGCAAAGTAGCAATCACAAGCCACACTCTCGATTGCACCCGAGTGAGTGAGCAAAGGACAATACCGCGTCCTCGAAGCAAGCAGTTGAAGAATATTGAGGCTCGAAACGCCATAATTGCTAAGGTATAACCGCCTCCCTTTTCATTTTACGTCTTACACTAACCTGTGTACTAGCGTCCGGTCAGAAGAATAAAAGTACCTCCCAtcttgaagaccttaggttttaaagcacacGTTGCGCTCAtttccttcgatcggattttatccTAAGAAgtgttttaccggcaaggtttttaactaagcaacacctatatgctacctaacGAGAACTTAACATGTATTCCAGGcctcttttcaatcaacctcgaataatGGGGGGCACCCCCCCGGGAGGTCATCCCCGGAGAAATCAAGACAAGCCAAAAaaggtctcgataggaaaatgatatATCGTGCCAaatggtcgaatgaaccgtgtccgcatagaataattgaACCATTGACgacgaaaacatgtatacttgtaccaagtaatcaaaggagtATCTTTTACCACCAAAAACACTTCACGATTCAAAGAAATCTGCTATTTTCACAAGAAACAATCCAGAGCTAGAAATTTCCTAAACACTCGGGGAGTGACATCAAAACTTAAAGCCGTAAGTCCTCCGAGCCGGGAACTTCGAGcttataagccctcaatgaggcaacataaAAAATGGCTCTAGAGCCAAAAAATCTCGATGTCTCAGGGACTGCTGCCCCATCGAACTATTGaaactcgaggccataagaccccaagcaAGCCACCTCAAGCTCGAAAGCCCTCCATGTGGTGATGCTAAAAAATTTAAGATGTCCATGAGGCATTATCAACAATATAAGACCTCCATGATGCATCTTGAACTCTATAAGACCTCCGAGCACgcccaaatctgtaagacctcaagccagGCTTAaattatacttgtgccaagtaacttgtctgtaagacctcaagcaaggcctGCCCAAATTTATAAGATGTTACAAAAGTCATAATCCCGATCTTCAagtcaaggctatatattcgaacttgtaagacccctaaaaaggcataccctcgatatagacgtcgAGGCTACCTCAATTGGGGACTAAAGGATACAGCCAAATACAATTAATCTGGTCATAAGGCTCCAaccaaactaacgtgactcggggatgcccgactgtcACCATAAAATCATAGgtcttcaattacttcgaaatgATTCAAAAAGAACCAGTTAACTAGGCTACCCTTAGCATAAACAAAAAgtttcgatcatatcagctctaCATAATAAAAAGGCTTCGAAATAATTCATCCATCGagcaaaacctcccgaggtgctcgactATCGTCACATAACATCTCACAATTAAGGTTGTTATCAaaaccgtcgaagagtcggacgaacacaaaaatttcaatgaGGAAATAATAAAGCCTATACTAGAGGTGGTACTGACCctatgcgtaagagccactgtcgctagccTAAATTAAGAGGTCGTGCTGACCctatgcgtaagagccactaccgcCAGCCCAAATTAAAAGGTCGCACCGACCCtatgcgtaagagccattattgccAGCTTAAGTTAAAAGTCGTACatacccaatgcgtaagagccactatcgccaactTAAGTTataggtcataccgacccaatgcgtaagagccatcgCCGCCAGCTTAAAATGGCCTCAGGGCCGATCTCTAGACCTAATGGTCGATAATCTCCAATCAAAAATGTGACTCGTGGACTAAGTCCCAAATGGTCAACTTTTGACGGTCACAAATCGCCCAGCAGTAGCAAGAACCCAAGGGTTTAATCTAAGGTCCGAATTCCCGGACCAGTCGTCGAAGCAAAGGAAAACCGAGAAATAATGAGAAACAAAAAGCTATTCATATATATTGCTCACAAGGGTACATTTACAAGTCCTATAAAGCCCTTACAAGGGAGAGAACAAATAAAACCCTAATCTACCACCAGGTCTATTTCTTTGATGGCTCCCTCAGAGGTTGTGCCTCCAATGGCTCCGGCCGTGGTCCCGGGGTCTTCAACGGCCTCTTCCCCTTTGGAGATTTCTCCTTCATCCTTATCATCTCCTTAGCCACTGATTGACTCACTTTCAGAAGCAAGCAGGGTCGTAGCCTTCTCCTCTAGGGTCTTCGCTATCTCGAGCTCGGCAGGTAGATCAATGCCTCTTACATGTATATCCTCGAGAGTCCGCCACAGAGATTCTGACCAAGCATGTTCCATGGCTCGAGTCAATTGCAACTCGGTCCTTTCGAGCACTCTTCTAGTCTCGAGCATTTGCTGCAACAACACCCTCTTTGTGTGAGGATACTAGGAAACCAGCTTCAGATTCGATCCTGGATAGCACAACAACTAATTCAGTATGAAGATCTTTATACTTATTAATCTCCGCCCTCGCATCATGAAGTTGATACCCGACTAAGACCACCTTCCCCTGGAGGATATCTCTCTCGGAAGCAATCTCACTCACGTGCCATTTTAGTTCGAGAATTTTGGAGTCTCTAGCTCGGAGCTCCTCCCTCATAAGGACATCCTGCTTCTCGAGCTATGTATATAAGCCTAAACATGTTAAAACTCACGTATCCTATCCATCTCACTGAACGTAAGTGAGGCGTCGAGCTCAGGGTTTTTCTCAAGCGCAGCCGAAGGCCCTTCAAACGCATCTTTATCTCCGATGGGCGCCCCCACATTGGAAGGTTCTTTATCCTGAGCATCCTGCATCTCCCCAGGAGGTAAAGTCGGTATTGGAGGGGAATATTTTGGTCATCAACCGGCTCGAGGACATCACCCGATGCACCCTCGAAGGCCTCTTCAGCCTGAGGTAAGACAACAACAACATGAAGTTCCGACTTGGAAGCCACTGTCTCAGCAGTATGAGGGACAATCAGGGTTTTCCCTCCCTCGGATGCTACCGAGGAATCATCTTTCTCCTCACCTTCAACCTGGGGACTCTCCGCTACTCCTGGAGTTAAGGCTGCTGAACCAACCTTAGGTTCTTCCActttggctttcttggatttcgTAGGCTCAATCGATGATTCCCTTCGTCTTTTCTCCTTTTTGTCAGGTTTCGGAGTATCCCTTCCCCAAGCGGTGCTTCTCTCATCAAGGAGGCTCTCCTAGACCTAcacaaatacaaaatataaacaCAAGGAATTAGGGTGCAATTGGCGATAGTTCTTCTGAGAGATTCAAGTACAACGAAAGTGAGGGCTCACCGAGGTCCTTTACCTCCCATCGAGCCCTAGACAGGTTGTACCACACACGCTCGACATATGGGCAAGTCGAATCCAGCCCGAGAGATCCCTAACCACGCCGGGGTATACCGCGTTAGCTGCATTAGTGAAGGAAGTTAGTTCATGGGGAAATTGATCCTAAAGGGAAAGAAAATACTTAATTAGCGTATCCACTTACGTTTCGTGTTCCACCTTTCGGGGAACGACATCTTCTCCACTAGGATCATGTTCGAGGTCCTAACTCGGACGAAACAGCTCATCGACCCTCAGTACCTAACCTTGTCAGTACAAGCAAAAAAGGTTTTTTAGGCCCGACATCGGAGCTTAATTAGGCCCCCTCAGAGAAGTCGGGGACTGTACATTCTGATCAGGTGGTCGAGGGTGAAAGGCATCCCCTCAATCATGTTTGCATAATATCTAGTCATATAAACAATACGCCAGAACAACGGATGAATTTTGATGAGAGTCACTTGATATCGTTCAGAAAAGTCGATGATCACGGGATCTATTGAAGGCGAGGACGGCTCCATCAGGACGAGAGTAAATGGGTAAGTATACACACTAAGGAAGCCGACCTTATATGCTGTTATGTCCTCTCCTCGAGAAGGAAGCTCCAACAACACTGAATCCCCCTAGCGACAGTCAGTCTTCACCTTCTCACCATCCGCTACTAAACTGATATATCGGGAAATGGGCTCACACCGTCCCGGTTTCGAAGAAGGCTTCTCGATCTTGAAATCGGAGATCATTTCGCAAGATCCTGGGATGAATTCCTCAAGATTAGGGGGTGTTGTTGCCTTACCCTTAGACGAGCATAAAGAAGGGGGAGGCACATCATCATGAGGTACAGAGATGGAAGGCTTCACCATTCTTGTTTAAAGGTTTTAGAGGAGAGAGGAGATCGTAATCAGAGAAAGAGCGCAAGAGAGAAGTAAGAAGAACTCTTTTTTATAGTGAAATATATGGTATGAAGgaagaagtatttatagaggccAAACACGCACGTTGGAGCAGGCCAAACGGTAGCCAACCGCTATAGTAAATTCAAAGGCTCTTCGAAGGCTGTATGGATGCAACTTTTTAGTCTTCCTTTTTTGTCACATAAACTGCTTGATATGACGCAACTGATGTCATGATGGGTGTATCAAATAGGTGGGAATTCAAGTCCGTTTATTATCattttcactctaagaaatgcggggactatctgtaaaCGGATAACATCGGAAGCTACGATTTTATGATCGATATGACATTCTGTAGCCCGGTAGGCTCGAGTCACCGGTCAAGGTTCAACACCGAGGGTTCCCTATGATCGACCTCGGGGTACCGCAAATTGATTACCATCATAGACAAGTGGGAAATTCTCGAGGCTCATGATCAAAGCTGACAACacctgcaagaatagtacaagccTGTACCAGACCTTTAAGTAGCTGTACCAGCTACTTTCccttgtaataaatgcatatgtactatgatgggattcctcctcctatataaaggggacccttattattttttgcacacatgatattcaatacaagaacaagaacattctctgctctctgtCGCGCACCCATTTTTCCCTTTCAGatggggaagtccgggtttcgacattcatggggaaaATAACTCGTTTCTTTTTggtaattgggtatttgaagagtcgtcacctaacggattatggtgcgttagggcacctagagtgattaactcttggactagtttgcattaccagagttTTAGGGTAAAGGCTCGAAATAACTTTGAGAGaaatgtgttaggcacccctcacagTCCACAATGTTGGATCCCAGCCAAACTTatactatgtgaattagtcattttaacaaataaacacatactagaatgtaaaggcatgttttgacattctaagtacATGTATGGTTCAAGTAATGAAACAAGGAAAAGGTTTGAACAGGTTGCACATAtctaaagaaaagtaaattcatttaaacaacgggagttgggaaagaagggtcctaggttggttagcctacaggatcatacccacacaatgcccaGTAATCAATCCTcaatgaggggttacacgtgacattagtgcgtagtcatcatatccttactacccaattccctccccttggtcataacctaaagcgttctagcaaccttgaaagatattctatgcgtgcactactcgtcccttccttgtggccctataagtatttaggacctctaatttaggtagttctagaccatcctaaagtacttaaaggagaaaaatctaggcgtcaatcaaaacagttAGGACTGTATTaaaaagaacaattaaaggctcacatttacctccatAACATAGGAAGTAAGTGCATGTCTCAAAAAACAGTTTCAAGTACTCAAGAGAAAACCTtataacatgatatctaggtgagcagagataATATAGTATTGAATCAGGACCAAActgtcaaagacctattcagcttgcctactgattttagacctatttgaatatgagcagtcacaGATAACAGAAAATAGTTTTATAGTTGCAGGATTTTTAAGCGCCATatggcttgcctaggcgtataatagtgatgtcctatgagtaTGGTATCAATTATTGATTAGGAAGGTAGTAAATCAGCAAACAATTTTAAACGGgtaatttggatcctataggcatgctttctagtgatattgattaacacgaaaagagtaggttatttaattaaactgattcagaacttACCAGTATAAGCCTAGAGTTGTACTGATTTTAGGTCTAACTAAACTGGatttagttcctataggcatgatttctatttgaaCATAAGGTGAAGCAGGTgggatttatttgatcaaagtgaaaaccctataggtatgatatctattaaaactgattttaatcctataagcatgatttctaaggagACGAATTTGAATGTATGTTGTAATGGaaactgaacttcaattactttacacccaataggcatgatatctaattgtaaagctgatttagatcctataggcacggcttctaattgtgtgaaagtaaagcatgcgGAATTTATTTAACCCAAAGTAGAtcttataggcatattatctaacaaacacatttgaatcgaaatagatattataggcatgttatctacccaattttacccaCAATATGCAATTATCCACCTTATTATAGTCATGGTGTACCAA encodes the following:
- the LOC138871115 gene encoding protein gar2-like codes for the protein MVKPSISVPHDDVPPPSLCSSKGKATTPPNLEEFIPGSCEMISDFKIEKPSSKPGRCEPISRYISLVADGEKESLLDERSTAWGRDTPKPDKKEKRRRESSIEPTKSKKAKVEEPKVGSAALTPGVAESPQVEGEEKDDSSVASEGGKTLIVPHTAETVASKSELHVVVVLPQAEEAFEGASGDVLEPQMLETRRVLERTELQLTRAMEHAWSESLWRTLEDIHVRGIDLPAELEIAKTLEEKATTLLASESESISG